A portion of the Pan troglodytes isolate AG18354 chromosome 10, NHGRI_mPanTro3-v2.0_pri, whole genome shotgun sequence genome contains these proteins:
- the ART4 gene encoding ecto-ADP-ribosyltransferase 4 (The RefSeq protein has 1 substitution compared to this genomic sequence), which produces MDETERKPQRRTLRIHLRMKLQGQRRSTCDTSKWGPLINRCKKILLPTTVPPATMRIWLLGGPLPFLLLLSGLQRPTEGSEVAIKIDFDFAPGSFDDQYQGCSKQVMEKLTQGDYFTKDIEAQKNYFRMWQKAHLAWLNQGKVLPQNMTTTHAVAILFYTLNSNVHSDFTRAMASVARTPQQYERSFHFKYLHYYLTSAIQLLRKDSIMENGTLCYEVHYRMKDVHFNAYTGATIRFGQFLSTSLLKEEAQEFGNQTLFTIFTCLGAPVQYFSLKKEVLIPPYELFKVINMSYHPRGNWLQLRSTGNLSTYNCQLLKASSKKCIPDPIAIASLSFLTSVIIFSKSRV; this is translated from the exons ATGGATGAGACTGAAAGAAAACCTCAAAGGAGAACTCTGAGAATTCATCTCAGGATGAAGCTGCAAGGGCAAAGGAGAAGTACTTGTGACACAAGCAAATGGGGTCCATTGATCAACAGATGCAAGAAGATTCTTCTCCCAACTACTGTACCTCCTGCAACGATGAGAATCTGGCTCCTTGGAGGCCCGCTGCCATTCCTGCTGCTCCTCTCTGGCCTGCAGAGACCCACAGAGGGTTCTGAG gtTGCAATTAAAATCGACTTTGACTTCGCACCAGGTTCTTTTGATGATCAGTACCAAGGCTGTAGCAAACAGGTTATGGAGAAACTAACTCAAGGGGATTATTTCACAAAAGACATAGAAGCCCAGAAGAATTATTTTAGGATGTGGCAAAAAGCCCACTTAGCCTGGCTTAACCAAGGAAAAGTTCTACCCCAGAACATGACTACCACACACGCTGTGGctattttgttttatacattGAACAGCAATGTTCATTCTGACTTTACTAGAGCCATGGCCTCTGTTGCCAGGACTCCACAGCAGTATGAACGTTCATTCCACTTCAAATATTTACACTACTACCTCACCTCAGCAATCCAGCTGCTGAGGAAAGACAGCATCATGGAGAATGGCACTCTGTGCTATGAGGTGCATTATAGGACGAAGGATGTCCACTTTAATGCCTACACAGGTGCCACCATTCGATTTGGCCAATTCCTCTCCACATCCCTCCTGAAAGAAGAGGCACAGGAGTTTGGGAACCAGACACTATTTACCATATTCACCTGCCTGGGTGCACCTGTACAGTACTTCTCCCTCAAGAAGGAAGTCTTGATCCCTCCCTATGAGCtgtttaaagttataaatatgaGCTACCACCCAAGAGGAAACTGGTTGCAGTTGAGGTCAACTGGGAACCTGAGCACATATAACTGTCAGCTGCTAAAAG ctTCCAGCAAGAAATGCATCCCTGATCCTATAGCTATTGCATCTCTCTCCTTTTTGACCAGTGTCATCATCTTTTCCAAAAGCAGAGTATAA
- the C12H12orf60 gene encoding LOW QUALITY PROTEIN: uncharacterized protein C12orf60 homolog (The sequence of the model RefSeq protein was modified relative to this genomic sequence to represent the inferred CDS: inserted 1 base in 1 codon; deleted 1 base in 1 codon): protein MVAKSTFIFHLDYCFALHYWNLFVGETSSESEKDKERLIQAAKIFFFHVQDLASVTNTLTELFNCSMNTQILLMAVKNNSNIKDFFEQMLKIFKEMQSVMDARHDKIQKESLCSKVVMAMCSVVQKSTNVEELHQSAKEVFKSAHTPVIISVLNSSNILGSLESSLSHLMKFPIMNLQLSNFYTEDTKEQSDVTTSERTRSPGSSKTTVIDTLKKLQDVLKTEDSKNPTKSXADLLEQIVKAMGPILEILQKAIKTMEMNISVFKKASDK, encoded by the exons ATGGTTGCCAAATcgacttttatttttcatttggattACTGCTTTGCTTTGCATTATTGGAACTTATTTGTTGGAGAAACGTCTTCAGAGTCAGAAAAGGATAAAGAGAGACTGATTCAAGCTGCCAAAATCTTCTTCTTTCATGTACAAGATCTTGCTTCTGTCACAAACACACTGACTGAATTGTTTAACTGCAGTATGAATACTCAAATCCTTTTGATGGCTGTGAAAAACAATAGTAACATTAAGGATTTTTTTGAGCAAATGCTCAAAATT TTTAAGGAGATGCAATCTGTAATGGATGCAAGACATGACAAAATTCAAAAGGAGTCTTTATGTTCCAAGGTTGTAATGGCCATGTGCTCTGTGGTTCAGAAAAGTACCAATGTAGAGGAGTTGCATCAGTCAGCTAAAGAAGTTTTCAAAAGTGCCCATACGCCAGTCATCATCTCTGTGCTAAACAGCAGTAACATCCTTGGGAGTCTGGAATCTTCTCTTTCACACTTGATGAAATTCCCCATCATGAATCTTCAATTAAGTAACTTCTATACAGAAGACACCAAAGAGCAATCAGATGTCACCACATCTGAGAGAACCAGAAGTCCAGGTTCTTCCAAAACCACTGTGATAGACACCTTGAAAAAACTGCAGGATGTACTAAAAACTGAGGATTCCAAAAATCCCACAAAGT GAGCAGATTTGTTGGAACAAATTGTCAAGGCTATGGGACCAATCTTAGAGATCCTCCAAAAAGCCATAAAGACTATGGAAAtgaatatttctgtgtttaagaAAGCCAGTGACAAGTAG